Within the Alteromonas sp. M12 genome, the region CACCTAACCTGTTATGGCAATTTGGAGCTGAACACACGATCTTTGACACCCAAACATTATCTATATATCAAACTAATTTATTGTTAGATGCATGGTCAACAACAGCACAATCCTTACCCATGGAATATACCCAGCTAGTTGATTCTCATCCCAACGTTAGTTGGTTAGGCTTGCAAACCCACGATGCCATTCAGCACTTTGGAATTGATCCCTATTCACTAACGAATAATGTTGCTTTGATTGAACAGTTTGATGACGACTTAACAGAACAAAAATCATCTGCTTTTTTTACATTAAAGTGGCAATACAAGCAGTTTACAGTGGTGGCAGGCAGTCGTTACCAACAAGAAACAACAGATGTTGTGAATGAATTTTCCCGTCTTGAGCATAGCAACAAACATGTAAATTGGTTGCCCAGTGTGAATGTGGTTTGGCGACCATCGTTAAGCTATGGGGTTAGATTCAGTTTGTCTCGTAATTTAGCCAGTCCTTCACTTAGCGATTTGAAGGGCTATGCTGAATATGACCCTACCGACCAAGTTATGTATGCCTCCAATCCAGACTTGAAACCCTATGCCTCGACGAATATTGACGTCTCGTTAGAATGGGAAGCAAGAGATCACGTATCATTTTCAGTAACGCCTTTCTACAAATCGATTGATGATTTTATTGCACCACACGCAAGATCATTAACACTCGCTGAAACGGGACTAGAAAACAAATGGCAATCTAACAATCTATCTGACAGCTCTGTCATTACTCTGGTCACGAATCAAAATGCTGAGTCAGTTTCTCTATTGGGTTTTGAAACAATGCTGCGCTACGAGTGGTCGTATTTAACATCTAGATGGCAACATGTCGGCCTAATTGGCCACTTTAACTATACGGATGGAACGAAGAATTACTACAATAACGACGCTGAGTTTTTGTTTCAAAAGGCGTTACCTTATTTATCGAAAAAAACCGCTGCGGTAACATTATATTACGACGACAAAACCCTTAGTGGGCGGATTTCAGCGTCCTATCGAGACAATTATATCCATCAAGTCAATCCAATGACTTTACAAGACGAAGATGAAACTGGTTTTCATTCCACCTTATATATTGATGCGAGTTTTAGCTTGCAGTTGAATCAGCAGTGGCAATTCAGCTTAGAAGCACAAAACCTTACTAATCAACGAGAAGAGCAATACAGTGATTCGACCGATCGAGCGTACAACTCAACTACCAGCGGTCGTACGTTTTATGTGGGTTTATTATATAAATATTAATCTGTTTAGTTGCGAAAAAAATGGATTACAACAAACACCTTTGCTGCTTGTATTTGTTCTCGCTTGCCTGCCTAATTAAGCGTTTAATATTGGCTATTTTTGGCATAAAGCTCTCAATTTTTTGATATTCATCTCGATAGCTTATTCTGCCGAGTATGCCTTTTTTAGCAAATAGTTTTAGTTCTGGCTTTAGCTGCTCATTAATCGATTGGATGTCCGCTAGGGTTTTATTTTGTACCTCGACGCTTTGTTTTTTAAACTTACTGACAAAACATTGGCATAGATCGACACTTTCAGTTTTACTCACTTTTGAATCAAACAAGCCGATGAGCTCTTCACCGCTAATATCGTTTAGTACCTGAAATTGCGCCATGTAGTTTACGATGGAGTGTTCGGTTTTATCTCGACAACTTGCATAAAGCGTATCAACGGTTAGTTGTTTGCTGCATGCGGTCAGCAGAATAGTGGCTAGCAGTAAGAAAACGAGTACTTTCAAGTTACTTCCTTGTCTTTAGATTTGCGCTTGTTGGCTAAAAACGCGACTGAATTAGAGTATATCTAAACGCAAAGATTAACACTAATGCGTCAACTCTGTGAGATTAGCGAAACTATCCTTACCTTTTTTCGGCGCGTGTATCTCTCATCAATTCAATTAATTGCGTTAGGCTTGCGGTGGCATCTTCAGATTGTTGCTGAGTTAAATTATCTTCCACTTGTTTCGCTAATTCACTTATACGGTCGAATCCGTAGCTACCCGCAGAGCCTTTTAATTTATGCATAAGTTGCTGCACTTCATTCCAATTTTGCTGTTCAACAGCGCTTTGGATATCGCTAATTTTGGTCCCAAAGCTAGCTTTGTAGTCTTCAATTAATCGCTCAAACTCGCTGCTAGGCTGAGAGGTTTGGTGCTCTATTGGATTATGCGTATGCAAATCCATCAACTCACTTAATTTAGCGTAAAATGCCTCGGTCTTAATGGGTTTACCAAAGTGCCCTGTTGCCCCTGCCTGCATCACTTGTTTAATACTTTCGCTATCAACATTGGCGGTGAGCATCAAAATAGGACATTGAATACCCGAATTTAACAATCGCTGAGTGGTTTCTAAACCGTCCATCTCGGGCATTTGCATGTCCATTAATACCAACTCAAAGTTATGTCGTTTCGCAAGCTCTAGTGCCTCAATGCCGCTGCTTGCTAAACTAATTTTCACACCGGTTTTTCTGAGTAAATAGGCGACTAACTGTAAATTGTCTTGGTTATCATCCACACACAGAATATGTCCCGATAGGCGTGGTATTTTTAGGTCGTTGTGTTGGTACTGCTGGGCAATATCATCGGCTTCTTTTTGGGATGTTAGCATTGCCTTATTGCGGGCTTCAGACCAAGGTAAATAAACAGCGAACTGGCTACCTTCGCCTTCTTGAGAGGTGACTTTAATATGCCCCCCCATAATTTCAATCAGTTGTTTGCTGATATATAAACCGAGTCCTGTGCCTCCATATTTACGATTAATCGCAGAACTTCCTTGAGAAAAGGCGGTAAACAAGCGCAACTGTTGCTCTTCACTCATCCCCACGCCACTGTCAGACACGACAAAAATTAAACGTCGTTTATAACTATCAAAATAAACCTGCAACTCCACCTGGCCTTGGTCGGTGAATTTAATGGCGTTGTTGCACAAATTAAGCAATATTTGCTTCAATCGAGTGGGATCTGTATTGATATAATGGGGCAACGGGAAGTGCAGTTGCAAATTGAACTGCAAGCTTTTTTCTTCAGCAAAACGGCGCATGTAGGACTGCACTTCATTTAATAAACTGACGGTGCACGTATCGATATTTTGCAGGTGGATTTTGCCTGCCTCAATCTTAGATAAATCCAAAACATCATTAATAATATTTAACAGATATTGGCCGCTACTGTTTATCGCTCGCGTTGCTTGCTGTTTTTCCTGAACGCTTGCTTGGCTATCATCTAGTACTTGGGTATATCCAATAATGGAGTTCAACGGTGTGCGTATTTCGTGGCTGACATTGGCTAAGAACCGATTTTTAGCTTCATTGGCAGACTTCGCCAACTCCTGCTCTTTTTGCACAATTTCAATTTGATATTTGGCTTTATTGGTTTGCCTGATTTCTTCGGCCTGATCTTTTATCTTTTGTTCACGCTGCATAACAGCTTGCTGCATGTTGCCAAACTCCAGCGCCAATTCGCCAAGTTCACTTTTTTCGGATACCTGAATTGCATCACTGTATTTGCCGCTGGCGACCAATTTAGCCGCATCCAGCAGTCGACCTACGGGTCGAGTGATACTGCGCGCAATATAGTAGGAACCAATCACCGCTAACAATAAACCCACCGCGAAGAATGGCAGTAACTCGAGCATAAATTGTCGTAAGGTATTCAACCAAGTCTGAATGGAGTCTTGCAATACCACGACAAACTGTCGGCGATTATCTTCAAACAGCACAAATGGCAATAATACGGTGTCATGGGTGTCTACCGTTTGAAACTCGATAGCGCGGTTTTCGTCTGGCAACATTAGACTGGCGTTTCTTATAGCATCATTTAACAATTCGTCGTTATCAATAGTCGATAGCGGAAGCAGTGCTTGATTATCGCTGACAACAGTAAGGTTGATATCAAGAGAAATTAAACTTTTAATTCGCTCGAACAGGCTTAAGTTGAGCTTTTTACCCATGATTAACCAGCCAATCACGCCGGGAGCACGAATAGGCTCAGCGGAAACCAAAAACGGCTGCTCTCCCATCATAGTGATCCAAGCTTGGTGTTTTTGTTCGTCACTCAGTTCTTGGCCTAAGGCTTGGGCAACTTGACTGTCCTGCCCACCATACTGGGAAATAAGCTTAAACTTTTTATCTAACACTAGGGCAATATCTGCGTCTATGCGGCTCCCAAAGTTAAATAAAATAGTACGGATAGATTCCTCATCTTCTCCTTGTCCAATGGCACTGCGCAGTGCCCAGTCTTTGGAAACCGTTTCTACATTTAGATCAAGTTGCGATTTGGCATTCGCCAACTCGTTTAAAAATACATTGCGGCCCACGTTCAAACGAGACAAAAATTGACGTTCAGCCTGATTATAGGCAGCGTTGTATATACTCAGCAGAGTTAACGCGAACACCATGCTAAACAAACTAACCACCAGCACAAATATTTTAATTTGTAATGGAGTCCAGATTAAATGTTTGCGTCTGCCTAAAATTGGCTTCAAATTAAAACCTAATAATTTAATTAATGATTAAAAAAACCTGCATTGAGGTTAGCCAGGTTGTTTGATTCTTCTACGAGTAACTCTAACAGAGTGACCCGAACCTCAGTGCATAACTTTCATTGAATCAGATGTATATTTGACACTTTCTGTCAGACTTTTTGACAAGCGTCTAAAACACCTCCCCCACCAAAAACACTTAACCTTTTGTTTTTAAATAACATATCAAACATGGTTCGATTTATGCTGTATAAGAATAGTACAGTTTTTTTGATTGGTAACCCCAGAAGTATCAGGTGAAGTATGTCTTGTTTAACTCGTAAGTTGCAGCAAAATTTAACACGTTATGTCAAAAAGCACAGCGCTAACATTGCCGATAAGCCAGTGGAATGTGTAAAAGAAGAGTTAGTAGATAAGGGCCTGTGTCCGTCACACATCACCGACGACCAAATGCGCGAAATATTGCGTTGCGCTTATCAGTCGGGTAAATAGCCAGTAGCCAGCCAACCGCAAAAGGCATCTAAGTGCTAATACAATATGTATTTTGCACTAAATGCTAGATGGCTATATTTTCTTCAAAGTAACGATTAAAGTCGATGTCGAATTGGCTGGGCTTGACCCCCTTTTCAACCTTCATTTGGCTTTGGGTCAAGTCGATCTCTTTGATTGGTAAATAATTTCCAGTGCGGGCAGAATAAAAGATCTTCACAACAGGTTTCAATGGTGCCAATTCATTGCAACTGACCACCATACCCACTTGTTCGTTGTTTAGCTTCACTAGGCTGCCTACAGGGTAGACGCCAACACATTTAATAAACTTTTGCACTAAGGGCTGATCGTACATCACAGGTGAGTCAGCCAGTAATATTTTGAGGGCTTTTTGAGAAGACATGCCTGATTTGTAACAGCGATCGGCTGTTATCGCATCATAAGTGTCGACTATGGCTATCATGCGGCCATATAAGCTAATTTCATCCCCTCGTAAACCTTCCGGATACCCATAACCATCCAGCCGTTCGTGATGCTCTGACATGATTTTTATAATGTGTTCAGGTAATCCCATTTCTTCTAAGGTTTGAATCCCAAGAAAGACGTGATCGCGCATAATATTCATTTCTTGATCGGTAAGTCGGCCGGGCTTGTGCAGAATACTATCTGGTATTTTAATTTTACCAATATCGTGTAAAAAGCCGGCTAACGCGAGTTCTTGCACTTCAATTTCTTGTAAGCCAATAAATTGCGCAAAATTCGCAAGCAATATCGCCACGTTAAGGGAATGCTCCAACAGATAGCTGTCTTTTTCACGTATTTTAGTTAAACACATCAGCGCGTTGGGGTTACGATCGATAGAGCCAACAAGTTGTTCAGTAAATTCTCTAGGCAGTTTTAAATCAATTGGTAAGCCTTTGGCTACCAACTTAAACATCCTATTTTGAATTACTTTACCTTTGTCGTGTAATTGCTTAGCAACTGCAATTTCACTGTCAAAAGTAATATGTCCCCTGCGTTTAGTGGGCTCTTTTTGTTCTTCTGAGGTTTGATTATCTACGTCTGGTTCAGGCTCTGGAGTAAACTCTTTACTCGGATCAATAAGAAGTCGGATGATGCCTTTTTTTTTCAATTGGCTGACAATAGCGCGTTTAGTCACCTTTCCTTGGCTTTTGATTTTCATATTGCCACGCTGCTCAACAATAGCTTGAACGTACATGCCTGGCTTCAATTCATCAATTGAAATTTCTTTTAACACCGGCCGAAAACTCGTTGCTTAAAATAGATACACTTAAACATAAACCACACTGCTGTTTGGTACAAGAACATTTACATAATCTTTAAATTTATCAAGTATTTAGTAGTTCAATTTAAATAGCATTTCTGCTAAGTCAGGTTGCCATTGAAATACCTTCAGTTTCACTCTGTTATTAAATACTGCAACATTCTCTTGTTGTAATAACCCTGTTTGCAAATTGGATTGGTCACTTTGCGCCGGAAAAGCAATTTTACCGTCTGCTCGAAGTACTCGATGCCAAGGTACTTGCAGCGAATCAGGGGCATAACCTAACGCTTTACCAACTAAGCGAGCCCGTCCCGGTAAACCCGCTAAATCAGCGATTTGCCCATAACTGGCAACCTTGCCAATTGGAATCTGTAAAACCGTATTCCAAATTCGCTCATAGTGCTGCTGATTCACGTTACTATGCTAATGGAAACTGCAAATTGAGTTGCTCAACATCAACCGGCTCGCCACGACGATTTACCTGACGATACAAACTCAGATCTGTGGGGCTAACAAAGCCTGCCACTCGCTCTAGATCGTTAAGTCTAGCTCCCTGCACAACCAAATAGGTCAAATAGGTATGTCGCAACGCCGCCACCGAAAACTGCTCAGCAAACGCTAAACCGGCATCATGGGCGATGTTTATCATCATCTGGTCGAGTTGTTGAGCATCGTGTCGCCCACCTAACAATTGACTTTCGGCAGCTTGATTGGCCCGCAAATTATCAACAATTTCCATACAATCGGCGGTCATTGGAACGCTTCGAGCATACTCTCCAGAGATCTCTAAAGACTGGGTTTCTGGGTCAACATCCTGAATCGTCACATTGAGTAATTCGCTAGGACTGACACCATTTAAAATCAATGAAATTGCCAATTTTCCGTCACGATTAGCCACCTTGTACAAACTTCCACATTCAGATTCTGACAATAAACGAGCTGCACTTGGCGCATTGTTTTGGGCTAATTGTAATGGTGTTTGTTGATGTCCTAATTGTGCATTTTTTTGTTGCTCTAATGCGTGCTGTGCCGCCAATTTTTGCTCTAATGTCAGCCCTGAAGAAGAAGGAACAACATTGTAGCTTGTCATCGTTGGGGCTGGCGTTTTTTGGCGATGAATAAAACTGAATAGCAGCAGCGCAAACAAACTCACCAGCGTAGCTGCAGCTAAAGCAATCGCCGAATCTCGCCAATAATTAGGGGATATTGGGTAAGTTGGAACAAAGGGTTGTTCCAATACGTTGATTTTTGCTTGGAACGGCTTTTGTACTTCAGTTTCTACCAGTTGATCCTTCAATTGCTGAGCTTGTTCTTGCAACTGACTTAGTGAACGCATTAATCGGCCGTATTCTTCTAGCTTTTGATTAAATACCTGCGCCTCTTTACCCAATTCATCAAGCTGAATTTCTAATTGTTTTTGCTTCTGTTCAGAGGCCACCACTGTGCGTTGTAGATCTTCCACAAATTTCTGCTGGCTTTCAGCGGCGACAATAGCATAACGGGACTTCAACTCTTCTAATCTGCGTCTTTTGTTGACGATGCTTGGATCTAAGCGCATGTATTCAGCGGTATATCGCTGCGATAACTCGTATAGTTCAGCTTCAGTATCTCGTATTGTACTGCGAATATCGTCCAGTCTATTTTTGTCGCCAGGGTGAATAACCGAATCTCCTTGGGCGATACTCTGTTTCACACTTTCTAAGGTTGCCGCAGCTTCTGCTTGCTGGGTCTCAGCCGTGTCTAACGCGGCCCCCATACTTTTAATCTTTGACAACGCGCGGTTTTCATCGCGCTCCATTGAAATAATGTTATTTTCTTCACTATACTGCTCCACTAATTCGCGCTGCTCGATAATCTTCTGTTCCAGCGCAATGAGCTTTTCTTGTCCTAGTGATAAATCTTCTACCGTATTTTCCTGAGTTTCTTCTTCTAACCTCGCCAAATACAAAGCCAACCATTGTTCAAGCACAGGTTGTAAATG harbors:
- a CDS encoding ATP-binding protein, whose translation is MKPILGRRKHLIWTPLQIKIFVLVVSLFSMVFALTLLSIYNAAYNQAERQFLSRLNVGRNVFLNELANAKSQLDLNVETVSKDWALRSAIGQGEDEESIRTILFNFGSRIDADIALVLDKKFKLISQYGGQDSQVAQALGQELSDEQKHQAWITMMGEQPFLVSAEPIRAPGVIGWLIMGKKLNLSLFERIKSLISLDINLTVVSDNQALLPLSTIDNDELLNDAIRNASLMLPDENRAIEFQTVDTHDTVLLPFVLFEDNRRQFVVVLQDSIQTWLNTLRQFMLELLPFFAVGLLLAVIGSYYIARSITRPVGRLLDAAKLVASGKYSDAIQVSEKSELGELALEFGNMQQAVMQREQKIKDQAEEIRQTNKAKYQIEIVQKEQELAKSANEAKNRFLANVSHEIRTPLNSIIGYTQVLDDSQASVQEKQQATRAINSSGQYLLNIINDVLDLSKIEAGKIHLQNIDTCTVSLLNEVQSYMRRFAEEKSLQFNLQLHFPLPHYINTDPTRLKQILLNLCNNAIKFTDQGQVELQVYFDSYKRRLIFVVSDSGVGMSEEQQLRLFTAFSQGSSAINRKYGGTGLGLYISKQLIEIMGGHIKVTSQEGEGSQFAVYLPWSEARNKAMLTSQKEADDIAQQYQHNDLKIPRLSGHILCVDDNQDNLQLVAYLLRKTGVKISLASSGIEALELAKRHNFELVLMDMQMPEMDGLETTQRLLNSGIQCPILMLTANVDSESIKQVMQAGATGHFGKPIKTEAFYAKLSELMDLHTHNPIEHQTSQPSSEFERLIEDYKASFGTKISDIQSAVEQQNWNEVQQLMHKLKGSAGSYGFDRISELAKQVEDNLTQQQSEDATASLTQLIELMRDTRAEKR
- a CDS encoding methylated-DNA--[protein]-cysteine S-methyltransferase; the encoded protein is MNQQHYERIWNTVLQIPIGKVASYGQIADLAGLPGRARLVGKALGYAPDSLQVPWHRVLRADGKIAFPAQSDQSNLQTGLLQQENVAVFNNRVKLKVFQWQPDLAEMLFKLNY
- a CDS encoding HD-GYP domain-containing protein — its product is MLKEISIDELKPGMYVQAIVEQRGNMKIKSQGKVTKRAIVSQLKKKGIIRLLIDPSKEFTPEPEPDVDNQTSEEQKEPTKRRGHITFDSEIAVAKQLHDKGKVIQNRMFKLVAKGLPIDLKLPREFTEQLVGSIDRNPNALMCLTKIREKDSYLLEHSLNVAILLANFAQFIGLQEIEVQELALAGFLHDIGKIKIPDSILHKPGRLTDQEMNIMRDHVFLGIQTLEEMGLPEHIIKIMSEHHERLDGYGYPEGLRGDEISLYGRMIAIVDTYDAITADRCYKSGMSSQKALKILLADSPVMYDQPLVQKFIKCVGVYPVGSLVKLNNEQVGMVVSCNELAPLKPVVKIFYSARTGNYLPIKEIDLTQSQMKVEKGVKPSQFDIDFNRYFEENIAI